The following coding sequences lie in one Xyrauchen texanus isolate HMW12.3.18 chromosome 25, RBS_HiC_50CHRs, whole genome shotgun sequence genomic window:
- the LOC127618423 gene encoding olfactory receptor 4F6, giving the protein MDNCLNITFEILQSVDRGHCLFRSILPSDTAVQVLVCVFVMMTIISLVVNGCTLFSLGHSEDLSWEPRFALLKNLIVSDILLIVTQGPTVTHCLLQKTTLPYGAWCITQFFLNTVCVFCTLITITCMALERYLYVCLAIYYLSILTTKRLYLIIGLTWLIPVSLSAVITGLISLGHNHLLLGKPTAGLLCEPDTLEAHLGFPRASAIFCKVVGLVVTLLCIFSYSFSYLRMYQEACNAIQPFQQVNRRARKTVAFYCSMLLLQLLPIFLKIVSDALLELEGSMAMIRSTNYPPGWISAGTLHIMLLVMLQVPPYINPLI; this is encoded by the coding sequence ATGGACAACTGTCTCAACATCACTTTTGAGATTCTCCAGTCTGTAGACCGAGGACACTGCCTCTTCAGATCCATCCTGCCTTCAGATACAGCAGTGCAGGTActggtttgtgtttttgtgatgaTGACCATCATCTCTCTGGTTGTTAATGGGTGCACTCTGTTCAGTCTTGGACATTCAGAAGATTTATCCTGGGAGCCACGGTTTGCCTTGCTGAAAAATCTCATTGTGAGCGACATTCTACTTATTGTTACCCAAGGTCCGACAGTAACACACTGCCTGCTACAGAAAACCACACTCCCTTATGGAGCTTGGTGCATCACCCAGTTCTTCCTTAACACAGTCTGTGTTTTCTGCACTTTGATTACTATCACCTGCATGGCTCTGGAGCGTTACCTGTATGTGTGCCTGGCCATTTACTACCTAAGTATTCTAACGACTAAGCGCCTTTACCTCATTATTGGGCTCACCTGGCTTATTCCGGTGAGCCTGTCTGCTGTGATCACAGGGCTGATAAGTTTAGGGCACAATCACTTACTGCTGGGGAAACCAACTGCAGGACTCCTCTGTGAGCCGGACACCTTGGAGGCACACCTGGGATTTCCACGGGCTTCAGCCATCTTTTGTAAGGTGGTGGGGCTTGTAGTGACACTACTTTGCATCTTTTCTTATTCTTTCTCCTACCTGCGCATGTATCAGGAAGCATGCAATGCCATACAGCCTTTCCAGCAGGTAAACAGAAGAGCACGCAAAACAGTGGCCTTCTACTGCTCCATGCTGCTTCTTCAACTGCTCCCCATCTTTTTGAAGATAGTGTCAGATGCTCTGTTGGAACTTGAAGGCAGCATGGCAATGATCCGCTCGACGAATTACCCTCCTGGCTGGATCTCAGCAGGGACCCTGCACATCATGTTGCTGGTGATGCTTCAAGTGCCTCCGTATATTAATCCACTGATCTAG